cacccaaagcatacacactcaaaaatcggtgggctaacatactccgaatccgagtactcctccgacccggaggaacaactggacgacctaatccagtacagtaaacaagtcgagtccaactcggctaagaacctcaagtccgatcaggactacctccctaacctgattatatatgcaacaccgcaaggacggacagtgcacctcaagaaggcacaagatcccaacgccTCCGCCTCACAGCTAGAGGATCTAccctaccaacagagcactcctttTGACCCAtccccaagcaaacaagaccaagaagttcaagacctctgccgtgaaatcctcatggttcgtatcgccgaagaacctgagagcgatcccacggagcgtctTAACCTcaacgactacaattctgatgatttcaatgagtacctttccgacaacatggaaactactcctcctacaatcacagaagcccatgTCAGTGCCAAGGAGaatctacctgctcctcctcctcctccagcggtgaccATCATCGTCCAACTGGACGAGCAACATCTAGCAGAAGATTTCTACGAACgtcgtcgccagctcaaccagaagaggatGTTCAGGCGTCAGCGCCTCGCTAACACCCTATAAGAACAACAAAGCGACAACTACGACCACTCCAACTGCGATCTCCGCAgtgtgatcaacgttgggcgcgatgcgcacaacgtcatcatctcaagaagaaaggaacaggaggaagtcgaggcatacagcccttcttccaactaccgcatcccgctAAAGGCTTCTGTATctttcaagaagtacaagccggCAACCACCAGTACctgtcctcagggtaaaccacgcacccaaCATCAAGCTGAATCATCTCAGAACGTAAACaagatcaacaaagtactgctacgcaagtgctttatccacccaaagagctctcacacgatctttcagtatgactcactccgcaaaccccttggggcacctctcctaaaggagacaccaccaataaatctagtcgacctctgTGTCGACTAGTGGTACTAGTCGACCATCATATCGACTAAGTTCCTTTTTCGAATAAGTCTTATTCAGTAatttaaaccattgctcacgtccaacgagcaaggggtaggtcttaagagtcagagtctgtcactttacagttattgtaatttcgacaaatccaaataaagttgatttctcccatatcgactacttggctctcgctcacacgacCAATACCCTCACCTCGAAAGACCTGCTCAGCattagagcagctatcgagtagtttttatggttctcactcgagtgcttttttgatatttacgtcttgggcaactcgacggggttcgtacctaacaattCTATCCTAAAAGACACTCTTGTCCTCCGGTAGGACACTCTACTCATcccgctcgagtaggtcttggatactctttcggcaccttcatcttgggcaacccgacggggttagtacctaatagacttgccctaagagttactccagtccttggttaaaaggacaccttactcgcctcgctcgagtaagttttggatatctttttgacatttacgtcttggacaaCTCGACAGGGTTCGTActtaacagttctgtcttaaggattactccagtccttggttaaaaggacaccttactcgcctcgctcgagtaagttttgaatatctttttgacatttatgtcttgggcaacctgacggggttcgtacctaacagttctgtcttaaggattactccagtccttggttaaaaggacaccttactcgcctcgctcgagtaagttttggatatcccttcgaaatttacgtcttgggcaacccgacggggttcgtacctaacagttctgtcttatagattactccagtccttggttaaaaggacaccctactcgctggctcgagtaggtcttggatactctttcggcaccttcgtcttggacaactcgacggggttagtacctaacagacttgccttagagttactccagtcctcaagtaggacaccttacttgccttgctcgagtaagtttgggatgtttctagaatatttacgtcttgattaactcgacggagttcaatccttacagtcctattctagaaatcaatccagtccattaataggacatactactcgatacgatcgtGTAGTTTGGGATATTCTCGCAAACAgttgcatactatctgggtaatcagacaaggtctatcctaaatggtcaactgggaaaacccctcaaggagtacagataagttcttgatactctaaaataagttgacacaagtttcccgcttgcttagtttactatgggaatcttcATTATataatctttttgcctcgagtactagACGGGTACTACTCacttgcttgagatacaaaaagaactcctgTTTTTCCTTAATAATCTAAGTATTTGTCGAGAGCTTCCCGTCTTCTTATCTATCGAGAAACTTCTTAAAACTCCTAAATACTGAATAAGAGTTTTTCCCCCATTTGAACAATAAAGTTCATATTAGCCGCGTgctaattgaaaatttttccTCCAAGAAGGAAATTGATACTAAGCTACGGCTTCTCACACCTTTAAGTGCtgttcccacttggttaatcccgcgggattcaatcctaaccggtcagcactatggTTACGATTCAAAAACATACAAACTCGATTTGATTCGAGAATATGTTGCCTCCTAAGGCACCCACGGATACAATTcatcgtatctactattatgaCTAAGTGGGCCCGATGTTGCCTACACTCAGAACCcacgagtacaactactcgacacattaagggattccacaatcctaacAAGTACTTGACTTTACACAAACATCCAGCATTTGTTTAAAGTACTTCTGGCTCACATGCCAACTCAAATACAAgaaaagcttaaggagactctgctctgctcaaggcttctacaatctgatcagccaccccgGAAGTTTCCGCCAAGTACTGACAAAACTGATCATcagtacaatcagccttggctcctcgaccaagagcatccagacgagtggttggccaataagatttcaccaGCCCAAGTACGTGACCTACGTAATGGCGGGTAATGTGGGAAACAAACCTCTCTAAGGCTCCAGGCACCCTGCGAAGCCTCCCAGCCAGCGTGAGTGGTTCATCTCCATCTCTAACTGAGATATCTATGGCCTCGGCtacctccagggcggcatctcTGACTTCTTTCAGCTCCACGAGCTAGCGCTGCATAGAGTCCCGAGActctgacaaagtcttgagttgttgcagcATCGATGCTGTCTCACgatcagagtcctccttgatcttcttgagcttctctatctcatctgcgtttcggtacataagaatctttaaatctagtaccaagctttcctgaatctctaaagatttggcacaagctgcgtactcgatagaaagaaaatcttataaacactaagcagatctactagtcgagtgcatatcaaatgctaaagactaacctttcttagattgggaaagctttttcagcttcccctcaagagtagtcttctcagatgagagcgtcttaaccctctccttaagagcatttagctctgtcTCATCTGGCGTCTGGACACCCTTTTGTCCCAgtgcctcctgcaaaacaaaaagatcagcatactactcgatcttctgtaaaaagtactcgaagcattcgactacttacccccTGCAGCTTAAAAGCATGCTCCACCTTTTCTCGCGACAAATcacttcccgatgtgacttgggaagtactcgccacaacAACTGCCTCCTTGGGCACTCTGTCAatccttcctacagtattccccatgttttgggaatctaaaggaaaaacatgctacttaattacattaagagcaaacaaaaggatacctttctacaaggcactacaagcttacctaCAGGGGTCTCGGCAGGCTGTttatcatcgcctccctcaggaagcttctttccttctctttctcttGGAAGCCCGCCGCTTCCTCCATCCTCTGGAATTTCCTCATTGGCCCTCTCCAAATTCggcaatggagaatccagaagcatagcGTTGGCCATCGCCTCCGCATCACGAgtactcatctcaggagtactcgggggcttctccagccCCAGCTGAGAATCCGAGTGGCTCTCAGCCCCCACGTCCTCTCCCAGGACCGCATCTCTGCAAAAAtaaagtagttacaaactactagattcaaaacagatcctacacaaacaagttctaaagaacttacgcaggagctcttattagAGCAAACTCCTTAATGCCAAATCTGCGGGCAGGCTTTGCGATCATGGCCAGCTTACCCTCATCGATGGTTTTATTTATATCGGAACTACTCGATGAATAAGTAGCCCCgatcccacttgatgggtccactATGGTGGAGGGGATAGTTTGTCCCACTgcagtatcatccccagatggtgaagtccgtggcatcttagccgccggactgggaaaagcaaaaacacaaatcaaaacttgcaaattGACAACTAGAAAGCACTCCATTGCAAAATAACTAGCTATTTACCTGTCGCTAGTAGTATGGGAGGAGCTGTTACGCTTCCTCGCCACTGACCGTGTACTCCTTGGGCGCTCGGTCTGGGCATCAGTGCTTGGAGTAGGGCTAtgctccccatcactcctttcCTCAGACGttgcctcatctgcacaaccaaatCTGGATATCAGTACTGTTTATATGAAATCTCATATGAGTATACCAAGATTTGGTTAAAAGATCGAGGAAATTAGAATAACAAAAGGGTGAACAAATGcctggtagcgaaggactactcttaaagcgatccacgccctcctacagaaagcaaatcctatcagtTTTATACTATGGTAAAGTAGTCGATTTCTAtgaatcgactactcttatcaagtacctactTCGGTGGACTCGCAGCAGAAAATGTACTAGGAACAACTGGGATATtatttacattcttcagaagtcgttgtattcgactaaaaactacatcatccgagatctcttccttcgagtatcttgacggatcagttgttccctgatactggaatccaagcgattcccgagcctgcaatggctggattcttcgcttcatccagtcaaacatgACTGTCTCCCCAGCCGACATACTTTGCCTTAAAATGGCAATCCGCGGGAGTAGTTCAGAGATTTGACTCTCGTCGAttggttttttattccactcgggccattggatcggagggccgggagtaatacacttgggtttccattcgattactttattactaaggttataagggatatacactctatcctttctttgcctaagttggagacccgcgcCCCCTACTATATCTAAGACGAATCTATTGGGCtgcggtttcaaatgaaaaagaaagcgaaagagctcaaaatagggctcgatgcccagaaaagcttcgcataaatgcacgaagatggaaatatgaaaaaagaaatttggggtcagatgatgcaattggatcttgtagtagcgcaggagtccagaaaagaaagaagagcaaggaaaccccaatccgcgttccaagtatgaggtgaaAACTATGATTTCCtctgtattttcatacggatgatatgaacccaaggcaggacgccattggatgacAGATTTGGGAACTAAAAGACCCTGCGACACCAAAGAATCTAAGTCGGATtgagaacacttacttgtgttccaaccCTCATCACGAGTTGGCTCTACAGccacacccttccccttggtcgctttcttgggggccatccggaaatcCACAGATCGCTTCACGCGCGTAAACTGGCGAAAAACCTAAAAGGAGGATGGGGAACGGCAAAGAGAAGGAATTTTTGGATCTGGGAGCTCGAAAGCAGAAAGACAGATCTAAAGAAGCAAAAacaagtggcggccggtggggtaaaacctaagttaccgcTTTATTTTATAATGATTGTGGCAACATGGTCaaaacacccaacaggccaacaaTCCGTTGCAAATCGCGGAAATAATGAGATTTAAAAAGAGACATttctttttctgagattacattctggaaaagaaaacattcacatccctagtcgactacTCAACATCCTTTTCCTTAActaggattacattccaaaacaaggataagtactcgacatagtacaactactcgacattacaactcgagtactttatacataactttacaaaacgactcgggtctgcacgcacacttcttggcttcctgagaagcatgctgcagctagatcagcccgaggccgtgacaaagtacaaacttattATTCCCATTTCGGGAATAAAGATATTTTTATTTAGGGAGACAAGCtacaagagtatggaggcagattacagaaatcacctcgcaagtcctcttgtagcatcttgtagagaaatttctctttctccctaaacactttgtggcaagatcaagcttccccgctagagatgtcagttcttgggcacatAGAAACAGGCAACCTCAAGgttgtgacacaacaagactcaactcAGCGACTCCAAaactgcctcattggaagatgcaaggacatgatgtccagcatggatccgacGAAGGCATTAGGAACGTAGGAGGAGGCAGCGGAGACTTCTCttatcactcgcaagttctattctagcatcttttgttggaaggAACTACACAAATCTCAGGAGAGCGAGAGCAAGAataccaaagaaaagtcatggtcgctacactttggtgcttctggcaaaggcctctcccctgccttttatagccacaaggagacttgctgaaggagaacccgtgaatcaACAGTGCAAGTTTTACGGACGCATTCATGACAACATTCATGGACGCAGTCAAAGCTACAATAATacagattctccaaacagtaacgtctcatgtgagcactgaataaagagccgtacatcccgggttttatttctgaaattatttcgggtgcaatcagtgtggcggatccaattgtatcatttttctgggattttacccgaaaaagagatCTTTTTGGATttcggatctgatgaatcctgcaaataatctaaaggataaaatctgatgccacgacttaaatccttaattccaaatctacgctcgggggctactcgcagcaaaagggattttgatttaaggctcggggctgCTGGATAtgggcatcagagatttattttttaatttttttggaaaatagactgaagtgacccttagcctgattctgcgattcaacctaaggctcggcgGCAACGTACGCGAGCACGCCGAGGCTGCTGAACCACGTGGTCGGCAGCACGGCGAGCGTGGCGGCGAGCACGAACCCCTGCTTGGCGCCGACCCGGAGGCCGCCGAGGCGGAAGCCCGCCGCGGCCGGGAACAGCTTGCGCAGGTTGTCGCCCTCGAGGATGAGGAAGTCGACGGCGACGAGGTAGAGCTCGAGGTACAtgaaggcggcgacggcgaggcggccccGGCGGCCGAACGCCAGCGCGCCGACGTCCGGGTAGGTGGCCACGAGCGGGCTGGCGTCCATGCAGCGCTGCAGGAGGATGCCCGTGTAGCAGCAgatggcggcgatggcgaggaaGATGGCCAGGCTGGACCAGCCGCCCTGCGACACCGCGTAGGGGATGGACAGCAGCCCGATCCCTGCGTATATATACGATACAACAATTCAAGCACAGGCACAGTTCATCAGTGGGGATCGATCGCATCGCATCGCATGCACTGTAGTGCGTTGATTATTCATGAGTTGATGACGATTGTTCATCTTCATCTTGCCTGCTGGCAGATTAGGGCTAATAATACCTGAGAGAGCATTGACTCCATTGAAGCAGGTCTTGAGGAAACCCGTCTTGTCACttgccgacggcggcggaggcggcggaagcTCGGCATTAttgtcgccggcggcgctgccggcggcggtggtggtcatTAATATTGCTGGGTTAGTTTGCAGTTTCTTGAACGAAGTCACGTACGGGAGCGAGTACCGGCGGCCACATGCACATGTACTAGAACATGTCGAATCACCAGCGACGCTCGGCCCTCCTTTTATAGGAGGGGAAGCCTGGAAAGGTGACGGATGCGGTCAAATTCTGCGACCATTCGTCTCGTCGTAGCATCACCGCAGTTGAAACGAACACGAGGCCTCATCAGCTGCTTGCTCGCTCTTGGAGCCGAATTAAGCTGCGAGAGACGACGAACTGGTCGTAAAGGCCGGCCAGCAGCTAAAAAGGCAGTGCCTGCGAGAGTGTGTGTGGGGGTGGGGGGATCTATCGGAACCGCCCGAAACCAAGTCACGATGCTGAGATGCATGCAAGACATTTGcgttggtggtggtggccacTCGATCGATCTGCAAGCTATAAGGTTCAGCAGCTAGAACCTTCTTTTTTCATCTGCAAGGATCGAGCCAGTGACTGCAAAGCATACTGTGCCGCTGCAGAATGCATCGTATCACACATCGTCATTTTATCGTGGCATCTGCAGCAACAGAGAGGATTACTGAAGAAGACTCGAACCAATTGAGAGGCCGGAGAGCTATAGCTAATGGTTAGGTCCTCCGTTGGTGGTTGGTTTCTTTCACATCATCATGCTGTAGATCTGCTGACTGAAGCCGCAGTCAAGTCCACCAGCTTGCTGCTTCAAGTTAAACTCGATCAACACCATCGGCTCAAAAGGCCAATTAAGCATATTATCGCCCTGGAGCATCTGAGGACTTCATTAAGGAATAATCGAAAGATCGTGcagcaaataaataaaaaaagtgaAAAGAACCAAGCAACTTGTCGATCGGGCTTTAGCTAGTGATCGAAGGTTACTAAGGTGAAATTTCCCaattttaatttatgattaTATATGTTTTCCTTTTTATTCTGCGGGCCATTATATATACGTTTTCCTTTTGTACTAAAATATACTCCCCCATTCCAAACTATGATTCATCTGATTTTTTGACCTCAAATTTGCCCActcatcttatttaaaaaatttgtgcacACATAGTCAAGAAAGACTTTTATTaataaaccaaacaaaaaaagaGGTGATAATtcttaaaatattttaaataagacgagtggtcaaacttaggaTTGGAAAATCAAacggattataatttggaacagaggggaTATATGGGacatcttttctttcatgatccTCTGAACAAGGAATTTCTTCTTTGGGCAACTTTTAGACCAACTTTTAGAAGCGGTCTAGCCATATAGTAGAAACGTTACACCGAAAGAGGAAAAAACAACACCATTGATTAATCATCAATAATTAAGGACACAATGAATTCAACTGATTTTTACCCTCTTAACGAAATGTGTAGGCATTTCATTTTGTTTCCTCCTCTGGAAATATACAAggatttcttctttttttggtaTGTACTTTCTGCGGCAAAGGTTCGACACGGCTGCACGAGATCGATCGAATTTCCTTTGGTTGGACAAAGGCAGTCACGTTGATGTAACGGCGTCATTGACGAGTTCTTACACGTGCACGCCAAGTGCAAAATTACCGTCAATTGGCAGCTGAACAAGTAAACACACTTGTCTTGCATTGGCTCTTTGCTGTCCTTGACTATCTTCCAAGTTATAGAGgcttgtttttatctttttccaaggataaaaaggaagaagaagaaacaaacagcttttggaaggaaaaaaaaacaagggtaTCCGTGGGTGTGGCGGTTTTCGATCCATTGAATACACCTAGATTATATGTCCATCGGCTATTTCCCGTTTTCTATCTCGCCTGTAACATTCATGTTAATTTtgagttcaaaaaaaaacattcacgttgattttgaatatttttttactgtctatacatacatatataagGGTTCCAATCTTCTAATTAGGGTGAATTTTATCTTATTTTTAATTTAGAAAACATTTTAGATGCCATTATGCAAAGAATATCAAACATTAATTTACCCAGATATGGAGCCAAAATAATTCTTCCTTATTTGAAGTTACTTCTCGAGTAATTACACCTTTGCAATTACAATTTCACACTTACTAGAGATATGCCATTACGTACTCTTTTAGAGGTGTTTATGAAAGAATTTGGATCAAATAGCTTCATGTTCAACCTTCGATCCCTAACTCATTTCTCCCCATCCTCGAGTGCTGTCACACCCGATTTCGAAAAGAACACCAGATGTATcacatatgtgcgccaggataaAGTTCCACACATATGGAAGACGTCATCAGTGAATATATCAAAGACAATGTTCAACAATGTAAACAAAAGGAAATAAGTACTTTATTACACACTCCGATAGATAGACATGAAGGTCTTAACGTTTCACCGATAACCTATACGATATCTCCAGAATATCTTCATGAACTCCCACAGGAACTTTGACTGGTGAACGCTCCTAGAATTCCTCAAAGTCACTGAAGTAGTCCACTTCATTGTTCTCTTCTGAACAGCAATTAGGCAatggtgagtacacttatggttggtactcagcaagtgggGTGAAGATGCAAAGCCACCAAGGAAAGGCTAAGGTTTATTGTAGTTAGCCttttagttggtcaaattttattagcaacACCTAATTACTAggtataagtttataccaacccaCTTAAACATAAAGATCATAAAAGAGCCCAAATTACACAACCAAAAACCACGATTTAAttattcttcaagttcaattatcatgtgagggtccaagccgctcatgaccgcgagcacggctgatatatcagttttacactctgcagaggttgtacactttacccacaattcaTGTCCCC
This sequence is a window from Panicum virgatum strain AP13 chromosome 7K, P.virgatum_v5, whole genome shotgun sequence. Protein-coding genes within it:
- the LOC120640068 gene encoding amino acid transporter AVT1I-like, which translates into the protein MTTTAAGSAAGDNNAELPPPPPPSASDKTGFLKTCFNGVNALSGIGLLSIPYAVSQGGWSSLAIFLAIAAICCYTGILLQRCMDASPLVATYPDVGALAFGRRGRLAVAAFMYLELYLVAVDFLILEGDNLRKLFPAAAGFRLGGLRVGAKQGFVLAATLAVLPTTWFSSLGVLAYVAAEP